The following proteins are co-located in the Cyprinus carpio isolate SPL01 chromosome B19, ASM1834038v1, whole genome shotgun sequence genome:
- the LOC109111023 gene encoding visinin-like has protein sequence MGNAQSGGIPREILDDLKLTTRFSESDITQWYENFQKQCPTGRITLQQFEEIYAKFFPESDAKAYAQHVFRSFDTNDDGTLDFKEYVVALHMTSSGKSALKLEWAFSLFDVDKNGYVTKPEVIELSQAIFSLIPKAKQANLPSDESTPEKRAEKLWSIFDKKDNERVAEGEFIEAVQSNETALRLIQYDHK, from the exons ATGGGTAACGCACAGAGTGGAGGGATTCCCAGAGAGATCCTGGATGACCTCAAGCTGACCACCAGGTTCTCAGAATCTGATATCACCCAGTGGTATGAAAACTTCCAGAAGCAGTGTCCTACAGGTCGCATCACACTACAGCAGTTTGAGGAGATCTATGCTAAATTCTTCCCTGAAAGTGATGCTAAGGCTTATGCCCAACACGTTTTTCGTTCCTTTGACACCAATGATGATGGGACATTAGACTTTAAAGAGTATGTTGTTGCGCTTCATATGACCTCCTCGGGCAAGTCAGCCTTGAAGCTAGAGTGGGCCTTCTCACTGTTTGATGTGGACAAGAATGGTTACGTCACAAAACCTGAAGTAATTGAACTCAGCCAG GCAATTTTCAGTCTCATACCAAAAGCGAAGCAGGCAAATCTTCCCAGTGATGAGAGTACGCCAGAGAAGAGAGCAGAGAAACTCTGGTCCATCTTTGACAAAAAGGACAACG aACGAGTCGCAGAGGGAGAGTTCATTGAAGCCGTTCAGTCAAACGAGACTGCACTGCGGCTCATTCAGTACGACCATAAATGA
- the LOC109111223 gene encoding coiled-coil domain-containing protein 106-like gives CGHIVTCLIITVEVYTVVCLNASAESVSGQIPPCSPYLLITSLQAQLQISLEKNSWLQKRIEDLEEERDFLRCQLDRFIFTTKSQESNGTTGKETLSEAEPQPTTLKPPTQKTAIPSPSSMMTRSGKIAQHNKKHSRNNSYQEDEEVTEEEEYIAEEDFVEEEQVVTDDDGDDSDSKSSRKSRSGRQNGQRGVKRRRVFCIARSMERQRVKDPAGVLLRYNKILVTYQKLKSMSRAFQVHGVDRNTIASTTPIAEMLLAAPEKVSEVGEFDSSKEKLLDYARRCYKALGENTHAKVQALKKSNFLLPISYRFRH, from the exons TGTGGCCACATTGTAACATGTTTGATTATCACAGTTGAGGTCTACACTGTAGTATGTTTAAATGCTTCTGCAGAGTCAGTGTCAGGTCAGATTCCTCCTTGCAGTCCATACCTTCTGATTACCAGCCTCCAAGCTCAACTGCAGATTTCTCTGGAAAAAAACTCCTGGCTTCAAAAACGCATCGAAGATCTGGAGGAGGAGAGGGACTTCCTGCGCTGCCAACttgacagatttattttcacCACCAAGAGTCAGGAGAGCAATGGCACGACGGGAAAGG aaacTCTATCAGAGGCTGAGCCGCAACCCACCACTCTGAAGCCACCCACCCAGAAGACAGCTATTCCTTCCCCATCATCCATGATGACACGCTCTGGAAAAATCGCACAACACAACAAGAAGCACAGCAGAAATAAcagct ATCAAGAAGATGAGGAGGTGACTGAGGAGGAAGAGTATATAGCAGAGGAAGACTTTGTGGAAGAGGAGCAGGTTGTTACAGATGATGATGGGGATGATTCAGATAGTAAAAGCTCACGTAAGAGCCGTTCAGGAAGGCAGAATGGCCAGAGAGGTGTGAAAAGACGACGTGTTTTCTGTATTGCACGAAGCATGGAAAGACAAAGAG TTAAAGACCCTGCAGGTGTTCTTCTTCGTTACAATAAGATCCTTGTCACCTATCAAAAGTTGAAGAGCATGTCAAGAGCATTCCAGGTCCATGGGGTTGACCGAAACACAATCGCCTCCACCACTCCTATTGCTGAAATGCTTTTGGCTGCTCCTGAGAAGGTATCTGAAGTTGGTGAGTTTGATTCCTCCAAGGAAAAGCTTCTGGATTATGCAAGACGCTGCTATAAAGCTCTTGGCGAGAACACTCATGCTAAGGTTCAGGCCTTGAAGAAGAGCAACTTCTTGCTGCCCATTTCATACAGGTTCAGACACTAA